In one Cercospora beticola chromosome 1, complete sequence genomic region, the following are encoded:
- a CDS encoding uncharacterized protein (BUSCO:EOG09263HK2) → MAPRGGQKTSSWTEPDRSIKRISDEGGERRVRPLSTALSKPRRGTVQDEPPASPASQKRTESPSPRKTRRQPIKPTDKDKPKSGGRPITSFFNAATQKQQGSQYLASPDKLAAFHDEIEVIEDDIDEDEVNGESSQTTLSRGSSTALAARKRKFGGVATLEKPPPLSQHASQKFRKALNGDRAPSLIKAPSDQLPWTERFAPSDLSELAVHKRKVADVRAWLDSFYQGRRQSVLVLKGAAGTGKTTTVRLLCKDIGVELIEWKPRAAFETGADSFASSATEFAEFVARAGKVRGLALSNGTSTDTEAGVEPLQPQDSTSNTHRQALLVEEFPNTFSKTSSTLQSFRTALAQYVMSTVPADTLPIPIIMVISETLLSTTTASADSFTAHRLMGPELVTNSHINTIEFNAIAPTFMTKALELIVVKEARKSGRRKTPGVEILKRLSESGDIRSAVTSLEFLCVRGDEGDWSSKVAFTKPKKSKAVLPATAAEQEALKLISNRESSLGLFHSVGKVVYNKRIESLQPSSIPQPPPWLSQFNRLKVTETDPNALIDELGTDTSTFLAALHENYALSCAGPTAEQRLDSLLGCMENLSDSDLLSLDRFSMGTRAFSGSSIDTLRQDEMCFQVAVRGLLFSLPYPVHRSEAGAGKRGDAHRMFYPASLRLWRKREEIETALDAVIDKVIQGTTISGVNPDSGTGVEKWKRGNSLEQSSKQGDMSGTHEEAPKLSAQAKVEVLLERLPYMTHILDSAKSSSRQHELQDQIRTITRMDGVHLPDDEEEADLDSGEADIGAEQWSTDRPDTEVKASTTSTPRKARTARQPSMMFQGMNSPVEKRVQSLILEEDDIED, encoded by the coding sequence ATGGCGCCTCGTGGCGGCCAAAAGACCAGCTCATGGACTGAGCCGGACCGTTCCATCAAGAGAATCTCGGATGAAGGAGGCGAGAGGCGCGTTAGACCTTTGAGCACAGCACTGAGCAAGCCGAGACGAGGAACGGTCCAGGACGAACCACCTGCATCACCGGCTTCGCAGAAGAGAACAGAATCGCCCTCGCCTCGAAAGACGCGACGTCAACCCATTAAGCCAACTGACAAAGATAAACCGAAATCCGGCGGTAGACCCATCACTTCTTTCTTCAACGCTGCTACTCAGAAGCAGCAAGGATCGCAATACCTAGCGAGCCCAGACAAACTTGCGGCGTTCCATGATGAGATTGAAGTAATCGAAGATGAcattgatgaagacgaggtcAATGGAGAGTCATCCCAAACTACTCTTTCTCGAGGGTCGAGTACTGCGCTTGCTGCGCGGAAGCGCAAATTTGGGGGAGTCGCTACCCTTGAGAAACCGCCACCGCTCTCTCAACACGCTTCTCAGAAATTCCGAAAGGCCTTGAATGGAGACAGAGCTCCTTCCTTGATTAAGGCTCCAAGTGACCAGCTTCCATGGACCGAACGCTTCGCACCCAGCGATCTATCAGAGTTGGCCGTGCACAAGCGCAAAGTAGCTGATGTACGAGCATGGCTAGACTCGTTCTACCAAGGAAGACGCCAGAGCGTTCTTGTATTGAAAGGTGCTGCTGGTACTGGGAAGACCACAACTGTACGCTTGTTGTGCAAAGACATTGGCGTAGAACTTATCGAATGGAAACCCCGCGCGGCATTCGAGACTGGAGCTGACAGCTTTGCCAGTTCTGCGACAGAGTTCGCGGAGTTCGTAGCTCGAGCAGGCAAGGTGCGAGGACTTGCTTTGAGCAATGGCACCTCCACAGACACAGAAGCAGGCGTGGAACCACTACAACCGCAAGACAGCACTTCGAACACACATCGGCAAGCTCTCCTGGTTGAAGAATTTCCGAATACATTCTCAAAGACCTCCAGCACACTGCAGTCATTTCGAACGGCACTCGCCCAATATGTAATGTCGACAGTACCAGCAGATACTCTCCCAATTCCGATCATCATGGTCATATCTGAGACTCTTTTGTCAACAACCACGGCGAGCGCGGACAGCTTTACAGCGCATAGGTTGATGGGACCAGAGCTTGTCACAAATTCGCACATCAACACGATTGAATTCAATGCCATTGCGCCTACATTCATGACCAAGGCGCTAGAGCTCATCGTTGTCAAAGAGGCTCGCAAGTCTGGAAGAAGGAAAACGCCAGGTGTTGAGATCCTCAAACGCCTATCTGAATCTGGTGACATTCGCAGTGCAGTAACGTCTTTGGAGTTCCTCTGCGTTCGCGGCGATGAAGGAGATTGGTCGTCGAAGGTGGCTTTCACGAAACCCAAGAAGTCCAAAGCGGTGCTTCCTGCTACGGCAGCCGAGCAAGAAGCGTTGAAGCTCATCAGCAACAGAGAGAGCAGCCTGGGCTTGTTTCACTCAGTAGGCAAGGTCGTCTACAACAAGCGCATTGAATCCTTGCAACCATCATCTATTCCTCAACCGCCGCCCTGGCTTTCCCAATTCAATCGACTGAAAGTCACCGAGACCGACCCGAATGCTCTCATCGACGAGCTCGGCACCGACACGTCCACTTTTCTTGCCGCACTGCATGAGAACTACGCCTTGTCGTGCGCCGGACCTACCGCGGAACAGAGATTGGATAGCTTGCTTGGTTGCATGGAGAATCTATCGGATTCTGATTTGCTTTCACTGGATCGGTTCTCGATGGGCACGCGAGCCTTCTCTGGCTCATCGATAGACACATTGCGACAGGATGAGATGTGCTTCCAAGTTGCTGTACGAGGCTTACTGTTTAGTCTCCCATACCCGGTACACCGCAGTGAGGCTGGAGCCGGGAAACGCGGCGATGCGCATCGAATGTTCTATCCTGCATCTTTGAGACTGTGGCgaaaaagagaagaaatcgAGACAGCGCTCGATGCGGTGATCGACAAGGTCATTCAGGGAACTACCATTTCCGGCGTCAATCCAGACTCTGGTACCGGCGTGGAGAAATGGAAACGGGGCAACAGTCTTGAGCAATCTTCGAAACAAGGCGACATGTCGGGCACTCACGAAGAAGCTCCCAAACTGAGTGCTCAAGCAAAAGTTGAAGTACTGCTGGAACGTCTTCCCTACATGACACACATTCTGGATTCTGCAAAGAGCTCTAGTCGCCAGCACGAACTTCAAGATCAAATCAGAACCATCACCAGAATGGATGGTGTTCATCTTcctgatgatgaggaagaagcagatcTGGACTCAGGCGAGGCAGACATAGGTGCGGAACAATGGTCGACAGATCGACCAGATACCGAAGTCAAAGCATCTACCACTTCCACGCCTAGGAAAGCTCGCACGGCACGGCAACCGTCCATGATGTTTCAAGGAATGAACTCGCCAGTGGAAAAGCGTGTGCAAAGCTTGATcctggaggaggatgatatCGAAGATTGA
- a CDS encoding uncharacterized protein (BUSCO:EOG09263KEE), producing the protein MDSYPQYHHPNNQNQQQPNYAQQMMPQIGYNGYGVQPQYGVSPSQAAAMATAAASGYAPSYSIQDSSLPGQLPQTSPRLNQVKTDGRPNPQSPQQNAMNVPSSMAHQLNMSSSAQPMPNNMAQMQPGQMSQPRRMSHSVNAPAVQNPQGAPPLGAPRPPTQPQQTQAPPPPQQQSPEVPVAGANEESPLYVNAKQFHRILKRRMARQKLEEALRLTSKGRKPYLHESRHNHAMRRPRGPGGRFLTADEVAQMEANGTLPTDSKDPKGEDDSVHSTDSAKRKAGEMNGDAKSNTPTKKAKSDDEDGDGQEDGQ; encoded by the coding sequence ATGGATTCCTATCCTCAATACCACCATCCGAACAACCAGAACCAACAGCAGCCGAACTACGCGCAACAAATGATGCCGCAGATTGGGTACAACGGCTATGGAGTGCAACCACAATACGGCGTTTCGCCCTCACAAGCGGCCGCCATGGCCACGGCCGCTGCTTCAGGCTACGCGCCTTCCTATTCGATCCAAGATTCGTCGCTGCCAGGCCAACTGCCACAAACCTCACCTCGACTAAATCAGGTGAAGACCGATGGACGGCCGAATCCACAGTCGCCGCAACAGAACGCGATGAACGTACCGAGCAGCATGGCACATCAGCTGAACATGTCCTCCTCCGCACAGCCAATGCCCAATAACATGGCACAGATGCAGCCGGGGCAAATGTCACAGCCACGCCGCATGTCGCATTCCGTCAACGCCCCAGCGGTGCAGAACCCGCAGGGAGCACCACCTCTGGGCGCACCTCGACCACCAACGCAACCACAACAGACGCAagctccgccgcctccgcaACAACAATCACCTGAAGTCCCAGTAGCTGGCGCGAACGAAGAGTCACCCCTCTATGTCAATGCGAAACAATTCCATCGAATTCTCAAGAGGCGAATGGCACGAcagaagctggaggaggCACTGCGACTCACATCGAAGGGCAGGAAGCCGTACCTACACGAGTCGCGACACAATCATGCTATGCGTAGACCCAGAGGACCGGGCGGCCGTTTCCTGACCGCAGACGAGGTGGCACAGATGGAAGCTAACGGCACCCTCCCTACGGACAGTAAAGACCCAAAAGGTGAAGATGATTCTGTTCATAGCACGGACAGTGCTAAGCGGAAAGCAGGTGAGATGAATGGCGACGCGAAAAGTAATACGCCAacaaagaaggcgaagagtgatgacgaagatggcgatggtcAAGAGGATGGCCAATAG
- a CDS encoding mitochondrial 54S ribosomal protein mL54 (BUSCO:EOG09265KQ4) — protein MICRQCMRRLAGRGSQAVSRRNFTNNAAMRAQAVSAQETTASHGRPNDKPAATSTSAAQPFSTPLTPSPNSEKLDLPIETKQSKQAAKVVSSVPAGTVLKGLNFMKNKQDPVALEDHEYPSWLWTALHDKGDTPGGQPKDAEGDLFSKSKKQRRIAAKALRKQQLLDPEALAPKVPLYEQSIDLPGADGTLEGNKEAYRAQEELTKAMREKRRSKIKEDNFLREMS, from the exons ATGATCTGTCGCCAATGCATGCGCCGGCTCGCTGGGCGAGGCTCACAAGCTGTGAGCAGACGGAACTTTACCAACAATGCAGCCATGCGCGCGCAAGCCGTCTCAGCCCAAGAGACAACCGCATCCCATGGCCGACCGAACGATAAACCGGcagcaacatcgacatcagccGCACAGCCCTTCAGCACACCTTTGACCCCATCTCCGAACAGCGAAAAACTGGATCTCCCCATCGAGACCAAGCAGAGCAAGCAGGCGGCTAAAGTTGTCTCGAGCGTTCCAGCGGGAACCGTACTCAAAGGCCTCAATTTCATGAAAAACAAGCAAGATCCAGTAGCGTTGGAAGACCACGAATATCCATCATGGCTATGGACCGCATTACACGACAAAGGAGATACACCCGGCGGGCAACCGAAAGATGCAGAGGGGGATTTATTCT CGAAATCCAAAAAGCAACGACGAATAGCCGCAAAGGCATTGAGGAAACAGCAATTACTTGATCCGGAAGCTTTGGCGCCTAAAGTGCCATTGTATGAGCAGAGTATTGATCTTCCCGGGGCGGATGGGACTTTGGAGGGGAATAAGGAGGCTTATAGGGCGCAGGAGGAGTTGACGAAGGCTAtgagggagaagaggaggagtaaGATTAAGGAGGATAACTTTTTGCGGGAGATGTCGTGA